In Sphingomonas sp. LR60, the following are encoded in one genomic region:
- the leuB gene encoding 3-isopropylmalate dehydrogenase, producing the protein MTHGKLIAILPGDGIGPEVTAEARRVLDALDLGLVFEEAPVGGAGYRASGHPLPEATLALAKRADAVLFGAVGDPEFDSLERALRPEQAILGLRKNLTTFANLRPAKMFAGLEDASTLKPEVANAIDLVIVRELNGDVYFGAKGRGTTDAGLREGHDLMRYDESEVRRIAHVGFQTAAKRRGKLCSVDKANVLETSQLWRDVVIEVAAEYPQIELTHMYVDNAAMQLVRNPGAFDTIVTGNLFGDILSDQASMCVGSIGMLPSASLDARGKGLYEPIHGSAPDIAGQGKANPCAAILSAAMMLRHSLGAGEVADRIEAAVSAALATGARTPDLGGTATPRSMGDAVLAAL; encoded by the coding sequence ATGACACACGGCAAGCTCATCGCAATCCTGCCCGGCGACGGGATCGGCCCCGAAGTGACCGCCGAGGCGCGGCGCGTGCTCGACGCGCTCGATCTCGGGCTGGTGTTCGAGGAAGCGCCGGTCGGCGGCGCGGGCTATCGCGCCAGCGGCCATCCGCTGCCCGAGGCGACGCTGGCGCTCGCCAAGCGCGCCGATGCGGTGCTGTTCGGCGCGGTCGGTGATCCGGAATTCGACTCGCTCGAACGCGCATTGCGCCCCGAACAGGCGATCCTTGGGCTGCGCAAGAACCTGACGACCTTCGCCAATCTGCGTCCGGCCAAGATGTTCGCCGGGTTGGAGGACGCCTCGACGCTCAAGCCCGAGGTGGCGAATGCGATCGATCTGGTCATCGTCCGCGAGCTGAACGGCGACGTTTATTTCGGCGCCAAGGGACGCGGCACCACCGACGCCGGACTGCGCGAGGGTCATGACCTGATGCGCTACGACGAGAGCGAAGTCCGCCGCATCGCGCATGTCGGGTTCCAGACCGCGGCGAAGCGGCGCGGCAAGCTGTGTTCGGTCGACAAGGCCAACGTGCTCGAAACCTCGCAATTGTGGCGCGACGTGGTGATCGAGGTCGCGGCGGAATATCCGCAGATCGAATTGACGCACATGTATGTCGACAATGCCGCGATGCAGCTCGTCCGCAATCCGGGCGCGTTCGACACGATCGTGACCGGCAATCTGTTCGGCGACATCCTTTCGGATCAGGCGAGCATGTGCGTCGGATCGATCGGGATGCTGCCCTCGGCATCGCTCGATGCGCGCGGCAAGGGGTTGTACGAGCCGATCCACGGTTCCGCGCCCGACATCGCTGGGCAAGGCAAGGCCAATCCGTGCGCGGCTATCCTGTCGGCGGCGATGATGCTCCGCCACTCGCTAGGCGCTGGCGAGGTGGCGGACCGGATCGAGGCGGCCGTCTCGGCCGCGCTGGCGACCGGCGCGCGCACCCCCGATCTGGGCGGCACCGCGACGCCGCGTTCGATGGGCGATGCGGTGCTGGCGGCGCTCTGA
- a CDS encoding glycosyltransferase family 2 protein yields MLDLAVVVPTFNERDNVATVVARLAAALDGLDWEVLFVDDDSPDGTAQAVRDLALHDPRVRVIQRIGRRGLSSACIDGMCATAAPVVAVMDGDLQHDETLLPRMVAALRDDPTLDLAIGSRFVAGGGTGEWDRDRVAKSALATRIAARVVRTELSDPMSGFFAIRTHVLRGLVPHLGGIGFKILLDIIGASRRPLRFVELPYVFRTRAVGESKLDHVVAMEYLIALYDRRVGRIVPVRFAMFSMIGALGAGVHMSVLSLLYVVAGSTFLTGQIVATFAAMTFNFFLNNALTYRDRRLRGARALLDGWVAFCLVCSVGAVANVGAAAFLHDVRQGAWAASALLGVLVGAVWNYALSSRFTWGRYR; encoded by the coding sequence ATGCTCGACCTCGCGGTCGTCGTCCCGACCTTCAACGAGCGCGATAATGTCGCCACGGTGGTGGCGCGGCTGGCGGCGGCGCTCGACGGCCTCGACTGGGAAGTGCTGTTCGTCGACGACGACAGCCCCGACGGCACCGCGCAGGCGGTGCGTGACCTCGCGTTGCACGATCCACGCGTCCGCGTCATCCAGCGGATCGGCCGCCGCGGGCTGTCGAGTGCATGTATCGATGGGATGTGCGCCACCGCCGCGCCGGTGGTGGCGGTCATGGACGGCGACCTTCAGCACGACGAGACGCTGCTGCCGCGCATGGTCGCCGCGCTACGCGACGACCCGACGCTCGACCTCGCGATCGGCTCGCGCTTCGTCGCGGGCGGCGGGACTGGCGAGTGGGACCGCGACCGCGTCGCAAAGTCCGCGCTGGCGACCCGCATCGCCGCACGGGTGGTGCGGACCGAATTGAGCGATCCGATGAGTGGCTTCTTCGCGATCCGCACCCATGTGTTGCGCGGGCTGGTCCCGCATCTGGGCGGGATCGGCTTCAAGATCCTGCTCGACATCATCGGTGCCTCGCGGCGCCCGTTGCGCTTCGTCGAATTGCCCTATGTCTTTCGCACCCGCGCGGTCGGCGAGAGCAAGCTCGATCACGTCGTGGCGATGGAATATCTGATCGCGCTCTACGACCGAAGAGTGGGGCGCATCGTGCCGGTGCGCTTTGCGATGTTCTCGATGATCGGCGCGCTCGGGGCGGGGGTGCATATGAGCGTGCTGTCGCTGCTCTATGTCGTCGCGGGATCGACGTTCCTGACCGGGCAGATCGTCGCGACCTTCGCGGCGATGACCTTCAACTTCTTCCTCAACAACGCGCTGACCTATCGCGACCGACGCCTGCGCGGTGCGCGCGCGTTGCTCGACGGGTGGGTGGCGTTCTGCCTCGTCTGCTCGGTCGGGGCGGTGGCGAACGTCGGGGCGGCGGCGTTCCTCCACGACGTGCGGCAGGGGGCATGGGCGGCGTCGGCGCTGCTCGGCGTGCTGGTCGGGGCGGTCTGGAATTACGCGCTGTCGTCGCGGTTCACCTGGGGACGGTATCGATAG
- the recO gene encoding DNA repair protein RecO — protein MHLTADAILLSVRAHGEHGAVARALTRDDGVRPGYVRGGHARGLRPVLQPGNLIRGEWRARTEEQLAALTCELIHSRAALHESALPAAGLDWLTALTASALPEAQPYPYLYDALGGALDAIEAAPSARGWAAAMARYELLLLAELGFGLDLTTCIATGDTDDLTFVSPKSGAAVSRGAAAGYEARLFPLPAFLRDGGAADGAQVLEALAITGHFLARDVLLERRRDPLPARARLVERLKRAVA, from the coding sequence GTGCACCTGACAGCCGACGCCATCCTGCTTTCCGTTCGCGCACACGGCGAGCATGGCGCGGTGGCGCGAGCGTTGACGCGCGACGATGGCGTTCGCCCCGGCTACGTCCGCGGCGGTCACGCGCGCGGGCTGCGTCCCGTCCTACAGCCCGGCAATCTGATCCGCGGCGAATGGCGCGCGCGCACCGAGGAACAACTCGCCGCGCTCACCTGCGAGCTGATCCACAGCCGCGCGGCGCTCCACGAATCGGCGCTCCCCGCGGCGGGGCTCGACTGGCTGACCGCGCTGACCGCGTCGGCGCTGCCCGAGGCGCAGCCCTATCCCTACCTCTACGACGCGCTCGGCGGCGCACTCGACGCGATCGAGGCCGCACCCAGCGCGCGTGGCTGGGCGGCGGCGATGGCGCGCTACGAATTGCTTTTGCTCGCCGAACTGGGCTTCGGGCTCGACCTGACGACGTGCATCGCGACCGGCGACACTGACGACCTCACCTTCGTCAGCCCGAAGAGCGGTGCGGCGGTGTCGCGCGGCGCGGCGGCGGGCTATGAGGCGCGGCTGTTCCCACTGCCGGCCTTCCTGCGTGACGGGGGTGCCGCTGACGGCGCGCAGGTGCTGGAGGCGCTGGCGATCACCGGCCATTTCCTTGCGCGCGACGTGCTGCTCGAACGTCGCCGTGATCCGTTGCCGGCGCGCGCGCGGCTGGTCGAGCGATTGAAGAGGGCGGTTGCGTGA
- the uvrC gene encoding excinuclease ABC subunit UvrC — MAGDDRQLRPPDRFNEEKATYAIRGADAPDLEGGVAAIRNVLKTLPLKPGVYRMHDAKGDVLYVGKARALKNRVGNYVQVDRLSKRLQRMVAQTRSMTIVTTNNEAEALLLEAQLIKRYRPAYNVLLRDDKSFPFILLRADHQFPRIQKHRGARRAKGDYYGPFASAGSVNNTLNALQKLFLLRSCTDGFFKTRDRPCLLYQIKRCSAPCVGRIDEAAYAELVGDSKKFLAGKATDVQAKLGAQMEAAAANMDFELAAILRDRLKALTFIQGTQFINAEGVGDADIFALACHEGLIGIEAFFIRGGQNWGHRSFFPAHTADVPEDEVLTQFMAQFYEEVPPARMILIDRVLPDAEVLIEALSEQAGRKVEMTVPQRGVRKRLLDQATRNAKEALERRLAESTTQARLHRELAELFELGDPPDRIEVYDNSHIQGTNALGAMVVAGPEGFRKGQYRKFNIKEAATDDDYAMMREVLTRRFARALEEDPDRDGETWPDLVLLDGGHGQLNAAKAVLEDLGIEDVCLVGVAKGPHHGREGREVFHLMDGRELTLPVNAPLLFYLQRLRDEVHRFAIGAHRAKRAKAIGASPLDEVPGIGPARKKALLMHFGTGRAVRNASLEDLRKAPGVSAAVAQQVYDFYHAR, encoded by the coding sequence CCGCGGCGCCGACGCGCCCGATCTGGAAGGCGGGGTGGCGGCGATCCGCAACGTGCTCAAGACGCTGCCGCTCAAGCCCGGCGTCTACCGGATGCACGATGCCAAGGGCGACGTGCTGTACGTCGGCAAGGCGCGCGCGCTGAAGAACCGCGTCGGCAATTACGTGCAGGTCGACCGGCTGTCCAAGCGGCTGCAGCGGATGGTCGCGCAGACGCGCTCGATGACGATCGTCACGACGAACAACGAGGCTGAGGCACTGCTGCTCGAGGCGCAGCTCATCAAGCGCTACCGCCCCGCGTACAACGTGCTGCTGCGCGACGATAAGTCGTTCCCGTTCATCCTGCTGCGCGCCGACCATCAGTTTCCGCGCATCCAGAAGCACCGCGGCGCGCGCCGCGCCAAGGGGGATTATTACGGCCCGTTCGCCAGCGCCGGCAGCGTCAACAACACGCTCAACGCGCTCCAGAAACTGTTCCTGCTCCGGTCGTGCACCGACGGCTTCTTCAAGACCCGCGACCGTCCGTGCCTGCTGTACCAGATCAAGCGTTGCTCGGCGCCGTGCGTCGGGCGGATCGACGAGGCGGCCTATGCCGAGCTGGTCGGCGATTCCAAGAAGTTCCTCGCCGGCAAGGCCACCGACGTGCAGGCCAAGCTCGGCGCCCAGATGGAGGCCGCCGCCGCCAATATGGACTTCGAACTGGCCGCGATCCTGCGCGACCGGCTGAAGGCGCTGACCTTCATCCAGGGCACGCAGTTCATCAATGCCGAAGGGGTCGGCGACGCCGATATCTTCGCATTGGCGTGCCATGAAGGGCTGATCGGGATCGAGGCGTTCTTCATTCGCGGCGGGCAGAATTGGGGCCATCGCAGCTTCTTCCCCGCGCACACCGCCGATGTGCCGGAGGACGAGGTGCTGACGCAATTCATGGCGCAATTCTACGAGGAAGTGCCGCCCGCCCGGATGATCCTGATCGACCGCGTGCTGCCCGATGCCGAGGTGCTGATCGAGGCGCTCTCCGAGCAGGCCGGGCGCAAGGTCGAGATGACGGTTCCGCAACGCGGGGTGCGCAAGCGCCTGCTCGATCAGGCGACGCGGAACGCCAAGGAAGCGCTGGAGCGCCGCCTCGCCGAGAGCACCACGCAGGCGCGGCTGCATCGCGAGCTGGCGGAGCTGTTCGAGTTGGGCGACCCGCCCGACCGGATCGAAGTCTACGACAACAGCCATATCCAAGGCACCAACGCGCTCGGCGCGATGGTCGTCGCCGGGCCGGAGGGGTTCCGCAAGGGGCAGTATCGCAAGTTCAACATCAAAGAGGCGGCGACCGACGACGATTACGCGATGATGCGCGAGGTGCTGACGCGCCGGTTCGCACGCGCGCTGGAGGAGGATCCCGATCGCGACGGCGAGACCTGGCCCGACCTGGTGCTGCTCGACGGTGGGCACGGGCAGCTCAACGCCGCCAAGGCGGTGCTTGAGGATCTCGGCATCGAGGATGTCTGTCTGGTCGGCGTGGCGAAGGGACCGCATCACGGCCGCGAGGGCCGCGAGGTCTTCCACCTCATGGACGGGCGCGAACTGACGCTGCCGGTCAATGCGCCGTTGCTCTTCTATCTCCAGCGCTTGCGCGACGAGGTACACCGCTTCGCGATCGGCGCGCACCGGGCGAAGCGTGCGAAAGCGATCGGCGCAAGCCCGCTCGACGAGGTGCCGGGGATCGGACCCGCGCGCAAGAAGGCGCTGCTGATGCACTTCGGTACCGGACGTGCGGTGCGGAATGCGTCGCTGGAGGATTTGCGCAAGGCGCCGGGGGTGAGTGCGGCGGTGGCGCAGCAGGTGTACGACTTCTACCATGCGCGGTGA
- a CDS encoding glycosyltransferase family 39 protein produces the protein MLGIAVFSWLMFVFRLSVPAKPVFDEVHYLPAARALLALSGPTNIEHPLLAKELIAAGIHLFGDVPFGWRIASTLAGAATVAGVSALTHLLTQRVRPALLATVFALLGFTIYIQARIAMLDTFMVAFLLWGIVLLSSAIRDGSVVRWSAGSVLMGLATACKWTAAPYVAAAAITFVLMRRERPQRWPGLGTVPALALLGGLSVITYFLTFAPAFFYANDALTLHTLPHFQWDMYLRQTQKLPPHTYQSAWWTWPFLIRPIWYLYEPVDGAQRGILLLGNPAVMWGGLVAVIACYQAWVRTGAARLLAPAALWTFSVAIFAIIPKSLGFYYYYYPSSVLLCVVLAVAIDHHRAVIGRWVELFLLLVFALWLYFLPVLSAQALANPAAFHRFTWFNSWV, from the coding sequence ATGCTCGGCATCGCCGTGTTCAGCTGGCTGATGTTCGTCTTCCGCCTGTCGGTGCCGGCCAAGCCGGTGTTCGACGAGGTCCACTACCTCCCCGCCGCGCGTGCGCTGCTCGCGCTGTCGGGGCCGACCAATATCGAACATCCGTTGCTGGCCAAGGAGTTGATCGCGGCGGGCATCCATCTGTTCGGCGACGTGCCGTTCGGATGGCGCATCGCCTCGACGCTGGCGGGCGCCGCGACGGTCGCGGGCGTCTCCGCGCTGACCCATTTGCTGACGCAGCGTGTCCGACCGGCGCTGCTCGCTACCGTCTTCGCGCTGCTCGGCTTCACGATCTATATCCAGGCGCGGATCGCGATGCTGGACACCTTCATGGTCGCGTTCCTGCTCTGGGGCATCGTGCTGCTCAGTTCCGCGATCCGCGACGGCAGCGTCGTACGCTGGAGCGCGGGCAGCGTGCTGATGGGGCTGGCCACCGCCTGCAAATGGACCGCCGCGCCCTATGTGGCCGCAGCCGCGATCACCTTCGTGCTGATGCGCCGCGAACGGCCGCAGCGCTGGCCAGGGCTTGGCACCGTCCCGGCGCTGGCGCTGCTCGGCGGCCTGTCGGTCATTACCTATTTCCTGACCTTCGCGCCCGCCTTCTTCTACGCCAATGACGCGCTGACGCTGCATACGCTGCCGCATTTTCAATGGGATATGTACCTGCGTCAGACGCAGAAGCTGCCGCCGCACACCTATCAGTCGGCATGGTGGACATGGCCGTTCCTGATCCGCCCGATCTGGTATCTCTACGAACCCGTCGACGGCGCGCAACGTGGCATCCTGTTGCTCGGCAATCCGGCGGTGATGTGGGGCGGGCTGGTCGCGGTGATCGCCTGCTATCAGGCGTGGGTGCGGACCGGCGCGGCGCGGCTGCTCGCCCCGGCGGCGCTGTGGACCTTCTCGGTGGCGATCTTCGCGATCATCCCGAAGTCGCTCGGCTTCTATTATTACTACTATCCGTCGAGCGTGCTGCTGTGCGTCGTGCTGGCAGTGGCGATCGATCACCATCGCGCGGTGATCGGGCGGTGGGTCGAGCTGTTCCTGTTGCTGGTCTTCGCGCTCTGGCTGTATTTCCTGCCGGTGCTCAGCGCGCAAGCTCTCGCCAACCCGGCGGCGTTCCATCGGTTCACATGGTTCAATAGCTGGGTTTGA